Genomic DNA from Pelorhabdus rhamnosifermentans:
TGTAATTTTGCCACCAGGCATTTTTATCCTGCTTTTAGCTGCTTTATCTGTCTGGTCTTGGCGTAAAAAACAGCCTGTCAGCAAATTTTTGGTCTTTATTACGGTCATTTTTTATGTGTGCAGTACAGGAATAATGAGTAATAGCGCGATTCGTTTCCTTGAAAGTCAGTATGTTCCTTCTTCCGAAGTTACGGGTGATGTTATTATTATGCTTGGTGGTGGGGCGACACTTGACACCCCGAATATAGAAGGAAAAGGACATTTATCAGGATTTGCCGCCAATCGGTTGCTTACAGCGGCTCAGTTATATTATAAACTAAAGATCCCCATTATTGTTTCAGGAGGGCGAGTGTTTGAAACAACAGGCAAGGAAGCCGAAATTGCCCGTGCCACACTGCTACAGTTAGGGGTGCCTGCTGATCACATTATTATTGAAGATCAAAGCACGAATACAACAGAAAATGCCCGATTTAGCAAAGAAAAAATCCAGCAATACCATTTTGAGCAGCCTATTTTGGTCACGTCGGCCTTTCATATGCCACGGGCTGTGAAGCAATTTGAAAAAGTGGGGGTTACTGTTCAGGCTTTTCCGACTGACTATCAGACGAATGTTCAGGGTAACTGGGATTTCCGTCAATGGTGGCCAACGGCGGATGGATTGTACAATCTATCCTTAGCGATTAAGGAATATGTCGGACTCATTGTTGTACGCTGGTATTAGTTTGGGGAGAGGAATTTTATCATGATGTATGATCGAATCTTGTTTGATCTTGATGGCACATTGACAGAGCCTAAAATAGGGATTACGAAGTCAGTCAATTATGCTTTGAAAAAATTTGGTATTCATGTGACGGATTTAGACACATTAATTCCATTTATCGGACCGCCTCTAGTTGATTCGTTTATCGAATTTTATGGTTTTACACAAGAGCA
This window encodes:
- a CDS encoding YdcF family protein; this encodes MFYLIKFLYTAVILPPGIFILLLAALSVWSWRKKQPVSKFLVFITVIFYVCSTGIMSNSAIRFLESQYVPSSEVTGDVIIMLGGGATLDTPNIEGKGHLSGFAANRLLTAAQLYYKLKIPIIVSGGRVFETTGKEAEIARATLLQLGVPADHIIIEDQSTNTTENARFSKEKIQQYHFEQPILVTSAFHMPRAVKQFEKVGVTVQAFPTDYQTNVQGNWDFRQWWPTADGLYNLSLAIKEYVGLIVVRWY